The DNA window TCTCTAAATTTGAAAAAACTATTTTAGGTAAACTAAAAGTATTAAAAAACAAGTTGTCTTTTAATTCAATGATTAGATTTTCCAAGTAATTCGAGTTATTTTTTGTTTATCATATCTGTCAATCCACTTGGATGTGGATAGCTGATAAATAAGAACTAGCTCAAAATTTACTATACACTAAAAAGCTAAAGAATGGGCATTTCCAGCTATTTTGACCTAAAATAATTTAAATCGTTGATTCTTTATGCTTCTTGTTGCAAGTTTCTAATTGTAAAGTAACGTGATCAATATGAAAATTTTTTCGCAATCCTTCCGTTGCTGAATCAATGATTTTCATATAATCACCAGGCTGATCACACTGTAAATGAGCCGAGATCGCAATCTCAGTTGTTGATAAAGCCCAAATATGCATATCATTTATTTTGTCAATTTCAGGCAGGCTCAACAAATATTTTTCAACTTCTATTTCATCAACACCATCTGGTACGCCATTGGTCACCAAGTCAAATGAGCTGATAAACACATTCCATGATTCGCGCAGTATGAAGACTGCTGCCAAAATCGAAACTAAAGGATCAATCATTTCCCAACCTGTAAAATTGATTGCAACTCCGGCAATAACAACACATAGACTGATCAGTGCATCGCCCACAAAATGCCAATAATTAGCTCTCTCATTCAATTCGCCATGCGCACCAGACTGAAAAATATAGGCGGTAAGACCATTGATCACGACACCGATCAAGGCAACCACAGCTACAATTCCGCCGTTCACATGACTTTCTGGATGCAGCAAACGTAGAATCGACTCCCAAATAATCAACGTTAAACTAGCTACCAAAATTAAAGAGTTAATAAAAGCAGCTAAAATTGTTGTGTTATAAAAACCATAAGTGTGATGTTTTGTCGGTTTTCGTTTTAACAAAATCACCGCCACCAAACTGATCACTAAGCCAAGCACATCCCCTAAATTATGAACCGCGTCCGTAACCAAGGCCAATGAGCTGGCAAAAAGACCGCAAGCAACTTCAAAAATAATAAAAATTAAATTAATCGAAATGCCGAGCCAATACTTTTTTCTATTCCTAGGATCCTGTGCAATATTTTCTTCATCCATAAATTTATATTAACGCAGTTGCAGGGCAGCAAAAAATTGCGTGGCATCAGCAATGATTTGTTTGATCGGAATATGTGTTTGGATCTGTTCCATATTGATTGCAATCTTCACAGCTCTAGATGGCGCATAATCAATTAGACCGGCAAAAGGATAAACTTTAAAACTCGTGCCAACAACCACAACTAGATCAGCTTCTGCAACTGCAGCAATTGCCGCTTCAACGTGCTGGGGCATTTCTTCGTAAAAGGTAATATCCGGCCGTAAAATAGCCTGATCGCCTGCTCGATACATTGATTTCAAATAGTCATGTACGCTAGCAGGTTTATGATCAATATCCGCGTAAACACGATACAAAGAACCATGAAATTCAATTGTGGTCGGATCCAATTGCGTGTGCAGACCATCAACGTTTTGTGTGATCACACGAGCTTTTCCGGCTTTAACAAAGGCAGCCATTTTTTCATGAATGATGTTCGCTTTGGCATTCGGAAAGTACATATTTTCTTTCATAAATTTATATTGCCGTTCCGGTTCACGCTGAAAACAAGTATGACTCAATAAATATTCTGGCCGATCTAGCTCGCTGGTCGAGTATAAGCCGCCCTTGCTGCGATAATCTGGAATTCCGGAAGCTGTTGAAACACCAGCGCCAGTCATAAAAACGATGTGCTGGGCATCGTCAAATAATTTTTGCGTCTCATTTGTTAGAATCAACCCAAAAATCCTCTTAAAAGCGCTTGTTTCTCGATCAAAAGCGTTCTGGTCGGTGCATCAATGACTTTAACAAGATCGAAAGCCAGTCGATCATTTTCTTCTTCTTTGGCGTTTTGGGGACCGATCTCAAACTGTAAAATAGCCTGCATATCGTCAATATCTTTTTTAACTTCGAGCCAAGCTGGGTTTTTGGCACTTAAACTGGCTAAGGCATCTTGACTAATATAACGAGCTAAGTGAGTAAAATCATGTTTCAAATTCGGATAATGCTGAATAAAGATTGCTAATTCTTTTGCATTTAGGCTCATTAACGCACGACCAAAGCCTATAAATTCTGGTGGAACACCAATTGAATAAAGACTGCCTGTAAAGGTGATCGCTCGAGGCATTTTATAACCGTCAACCTGCCTTGAATAACCCAATATGCCAACATGCTGACGGCGATCACGCCGTTTTGGAAAGGCATCAAAAATAGGCTGCAGATCGACAATCAGCTGATCAAGTGTCTCGTGATAGTAATGAGCTGACTTTTCTGCAACATTGATCAAAATAGTTTGTTCAGCAGCAGTCATAGAAACCGGCTGGCTGCTTTGTAGACCGGTGCGCAGCTCCTTGATCGCTGATTTAACTTGATCGGTCGGATAATCGTAACGAAAAGCCGATTGAACCGTAGCCGTTTTCAAACCAGGAAACTCTTCTAGGTAGCGCTTAATCCAGCGTGGTGATAAACCACCACGAAAAATAGTTGATCCTGTTCCCGCAATTGGGAAAACTGGCAAATCAACCTGATCAGAAAATTCAGCTAGGCGCGTTAAGGCCAGTTTATTGCCAATGATCGAATTCATAAAGCCGTTACTCAAGGCTGAATCAGAACCAGCTAAAAAGACTCTGAGATATTCAAGCGGGCGGTTAAAAGTTTTTTCATAAAGTGCAAGATATTTTTTTAAAATCTGAGGTGCATTCAATTGGGTATCAAAGCCTTCAAATAGCGGTATCATATCGAGCCGCGCAGTATTGTTTGATCCGCTTGTAAATTCAGCAGATTTAAAGTTAGCGAGTTTGGCGAACTTATCTTCAATTTCAATTAACTGCTCGGCAGTCTGAGCCATTGGTAAAATAGCTTCAAACAATGGCCGCTGATCAAAAGCTAAATCTTTGGCAAAATCTTCGGCCGAGAGAATTGTGGCCATAGCCTGCATGAGACTATAACCTTTTTCCTCCCAAATATTCGGCAGTCGAAAGGTCAAAAACTTGTCACGGCCAAGTTGATTTTTCTTAAAATAAGCATAATGTTCGGAGTACAAACGATCGATTACCGCAGAATCCGCATGTTTGCCTTCCCAATCCCACATGTACTCATCCGTATCAAGGGTGGAAAAATTACTAAAGGCTTCATCTACTTCCTTGTAGGCGGAAATAAAAGGACTGCGGCTTTGTTTGAAAAAAGGCACACTGGCATTGTCAGGGTGCTGTGTACCCATTATGTTGGGAATCCTTCTTGTAATTTTATTCATGAGCTTCTCCTATTGCACGATGCTGCATTTTCATGTGTCCTTTTTGGATACCCTGTGTCACTAGTGCTTTTAAAGCAGCGAAATTCTGGGCTAAGCCAGTCGCCACAACAGCCTTAGCCAGTTCGTTGGCGGATGATGCATGCAGTAACTTCAAATTCGCTTGTGCCGTCGGCAATTGATCAATCGTGCCACCAACAATTCCCAGTGCCACAGGCAATTTGACACGACCGATTAATTGATCTTGTGAATTGATCGTCCACGATGTCAGGGCTTTGTAGCTGCCATCAATTGCCGCATAGGCGTGGGCACCAGCCTCAAATGCCCGCCAATCATTGCCAGTGGCCATCACCACTGCCGAAGCACCGTTTAAAAAACCTTTATTATCAGTAGCCGCTCGGTGTAAATCGATCATAGAAAAATGTGACAGTTCAGCAATTCTTTCAGCCGTGTGATCATCAATGCCTGACACAAGTGTTTTGAGTTCTGTCATGCTAGTTGTCGGCAGGTTGGAAACAATTGCGGCCACAACATCGACTTTTTGCGAACGCAGTTCTTCAACTAAAGCTTCTGCGATCGTATCAACAATATTAGCACCAGACGCATCTTGCGTATCGATCAATAAATCAAAAGAAAAGTGGCTACCATCCATTTGACGAAAATGGATCTGCTTCAGCCCACCACCGCGTTTAACGATCGAAGGATATGCAGCATCAGCGATTCCTTGCCAGTTATTTTTATTTTCTGCATATAAAGCACTTAAACGATCAAAATCACCGATAACCAAAATCTGTCCAAAACGCAAGTTTGTTTGATAAACAGTTTGAATATTCGGCAAATATTTCGCAGCATTATTAGCAGCCGCGATGACGCTGGCCTCTTCAGTGGCCATAGGAATCACATAATCTCGACCATCGATTCGAAGTTTGCGCAAAATACCGACTGGCGTTGAAAAATCAGTTAAATAGTTTTCAATCAATTTCTCATGATTTAAATCAGCATGTTTTTCAAAAACGCCGGACAAATCCTTGTCTGGCGTAACTTCCATCAATCTGTCTTGGTAATTTTTTTCATAAAATTTCGTCATTTCAAACCAGCAAAATAGTTCACCCCGATCGCTTGACGAACTTCTTTCATTGTCGCTTCGGCAATTTTATTAGCATGATCTGAACCATCTTTCAACATTTGCAAGATGGCTGGGATATCTTGAGCGAATGCCATTCGACGTTCACGAATTGGTTTTAATTCACTTTCCAAAACTTCAATCAAGTACTTCTTTAGCTTCATGTCACCCAATCCGCCATGCGTGTACTGTGCTTTTAAATCAGCTACTTGTTTTGTATCAGGGTCAAAAATATCTAAATAAGTAAACACAACATTGCCTTCGACATGTCCAGGATCATCCACAGCGACATGTTTGGGATCAGTGTACATTTGTTTAACTTTAGCGGCGACAGTATCTGCGTCATCTGACAAATAAATGGCATTTCCTAGAGATTTCGACATCTTAGCATCGCCATCAATACCGGGAATCCGGCCTAGTCCTTTCTCTGGAAAAACACCTTCCGGCTCAACTAAAATGTCAGTGTGATAAGCGTTATTAAAGGAACGAACTAACTCACGCGTCTGTTCGATCATCGGTTCTTGGTCGTCACCGACCGGTACTTTTTTTGCACGAAAAATTGTGATATCAGCTGCCTGGCTGACAGGATAAGTAAAGAATCCGGCTGGAATTGATTCGCCAAAGGATTTTTGTTGAATTTCGGCTTTAACAGTTGGGTTCCTTTGTAAACGAGCCACTGTCACTAGATTCATGTAATAACTGGTTAATTCGAATAAACCCTTAATTTGAGATTGCACAAAAATAGTTGTTTTCTTCGGGTCTAGGCCAACTGCTAAATAATCCAAAGCAACCTCTGTGAGACTATCTCGAATTTTTTTTGGATCACGGGCATTGTCTGTAAAAGCTTGCGTGTCGGCAATCATGACAAAAGGATCATAATCACCAGAATTCTGCATGACAACGCGGTTTTTTAAAGAACCAACATAATGTCCAATATGGAGCTTGCCAGTTGGGCGGTCGCCAGTCAAATATATTTCTTTTGTCATAATTTTAATTATAGAATTTTTGAGCAAAAATAATGGAAAAAGAAGTTTTCTCTCTAATCAAGCTTTCTTCTTCCTTAAAAAACTCGGACGCCTGCCAAAAATCATCCAGGTTGTAAATAAGGTGATACCGATCCCCCAAGCAACCCACCACACAACCGAAGAAAGATCACTTGTAATGGCGAATGCCGAGGATGTATCGTGAAGGCTCAAAATCAATGGGAGCAAAAAGTCCCATGTAGCTAGTAACAGGACAAAGATGAAAAAAGGTTTTTTAAATTTTTGTAGACGGATATACTTGCTATCCGTCTCAATAGAATAATGACGATACCAGTGCAGTGCCAATAATAAAAAGGGAATTGCGATCAACAAAAGAATCGAAAATAGATCAACCGGATTCGTAAAAATCGTTTTAACGAAAAGTTTCAATCCTTCTGTCATTTTAAACTGCCAGTGAAGATGACGATTTAAAAAACTAATGACAGAAAAAAACGTGATAAAGAAAAGGATCGAGGCAAAAAATCCTGTAATAAAAGTATAGAATTTTCCAAAAATACTACCAATGAAGGAGTCAATCAATAAACCGACCGTCACTAAAATAATCATCATTTCTAGGACAGCGATATTATTTAATAAGACTGTTGACATATTCCATCTAATAAATTCATGCGGGATCATTAGTCCTTTAGTGATATAAGCAAAGATGGTCCAAAAAACCGATAACATACTTGGGATGACAAACCAACACAAAGATTTGGCCAAAGCAACATATGCACCGCTTTTGCTTCTTTGTAGCATATAAGCGTTAATACCGTGGGTCTGATCAAGCAAAAAGAAGAAGGCGCCGATAATAATAATCAACAAGATCGGACCCAAACCATAAGGATTATTGAAAACAAATTTTCTGGTTGTGAAACCTTTTTTATTAAATGGCCCGCCATTTTGATTGCTTTTATTCGTTATTGGCAACGTAATCGTTCGGCTATGTGCGTCTGTTATACCAAAATAGCGTGAGAAAACATTACTTGAATCGTTTTTCTTGTTGTTATAATACTGCAAAGTTTGTTTACGGAAGCCTTCAAAAGTCTTGGGCAAGCGCTTGATCATCTTCCGATAAATTTTCCTATAACTGATCGAACTGTCATCTGGCGAACTACCATCTATTTCGACTGATTCTACATAATTATTTGGATTAACTGTGTTGATATAGTAAAAGATTTCGTCCGACTTAGAGAATTTTTCTTCAGTGCTGATATCGCCATAGAATTGATTTTGCCAGCCTTTAACGATCTTAGCTGACTTCTTCGTGTCCACTAAACTTTTGGCATAGTCTTGCATCTCATAATAATGGTGTGCATCAAAATGACTATCAAACGTATTCTCCGCTTGATGCCAAACAGCCATATTTAATACAAGGCTGCTTAATCCAAGAATTGTCACAATAACGAGAACCGTCCAGATCCATAACTTACGCAGCTGATAATAAAGCTTAATTGACTGTCTCATTGTTTTTCTTCCTTCTGGGCTGCCGCCTGATGAAGACGATAATCCTCATCAAAAGTCGCACGGAAAATATCATCGGAATTCACTGCTAGTTCTTCAATGTATTGTGCTTTAGTACGTTTGACCCGATTAGCCAGCTTACTGTCATAGTTCTTAAAAAGAACAACATATAAATGTCCTCTTTTCTCCAAAATATGACCAGAATCAATAACCACCTTCGGCAGTTCTCCCTCGATAACCATCTGCAATTTAGCGACATTAGCCGTTTCTAGTTCTTCACCCGGCATGTAATCATTGGCAATTTTGCCATCTTTTAGCAAAATAATACGATCAGTC is part of the Oenococcus sicerae genome and encodes:
- a CDS encoding cation diffusion facilitator family transporter, translated to MDEENIAQDPRNRKKYWLGISINLIFIIFEVACGLFASSLALVTDAVHNLGDVLGLVISLVAVILLKRKPTKHHTYGFYNTTILAAFINSLILVASLTLIIWESILRLLHPESHVNGGIVAVVALIGVVINGLTAYIFQSGAHGELNERANYWHFVGDALISLCVVIAGVAINFTGWEMIDPLVSILAAVFILRESWNVFISSFDLVTNGVPDGVDEIEVEKYLLSLPEIDKINDMHIWALSTTEIAISAHLQCDQPGDYMKIIDSATEGLRKNFHIDHVTLQLETCNKKHKESTI
- a CDS encoding hydroxymethylglutaryl-CoA reductase, degradative; its protein translation is MTKFYEKNYQDRLMEVTPDKDLSGVFEKHADLNHEKLIENYLTDFSTPVGILRKLRIDGRDYVIPMATEEASVIAAANNAAKYLPNIQTVYQTNLRFGQILVIGDFDRLSALYAENKNNWQGIADAAYPSIVKRGGGLKQIHFRQMDGSHFSFDLLIDTQDASGANIVDTIAEALVEELRSQKVDVVAAIVSNLPTTSMTELKTLVSGIDDHTAERIAELSHFSMIDLHRAATDNKGFLNGASAVVMATGNDWRAFEAGAHAYAAIDGSYKALTSWTINSQDQLIGRVKLPVALGIVGGTIDQLPTAQANLKLLHASSANELAKAVVATGLAQNFAALKALVTQGIQKGHMKMQHRAIGEAHE
- the ppcA gene encoding phosphoenolpyruvate carboxylase, with product MNKITRRIPNIMGTQHPDNASVPFFKQSRSPFISAYKEVDEAFSNFSTLDTDEYMWDWEGKHADSAVIDRLYSEHYAYFKKNQLGRDKFLTFRLPNIWEEKGYSLMQAMATILSAEDFAKDLAFDQRPLFEAILPMAQTAEQLIEIEDKFAKLANFKSAEFTSGSNNTARLDMIPLFEGFDTQLNAPQILKKYLALYEKTFNRPLEYLRVFLAGSDSALSNGFMNSIIGNKLALTRLAEFSDQVDLPVFPIAGTGSTIFRGGLSPRWIKRYLEEFPGLKTATVQSAFRYDYPTDQVKSAIKELRTGLQSSQPVSMTAAEQTILINVAEKSAHYYHETLDQLIVDLQPIFDAFPKRRDRRQHVGILGYSRQVDGYKMPRAITFTGSLYSIGVPPEFIGFGRALMSLNAKELAIFIQHYPNLKHDFTHLARYISQDALASLSAKNPAWLEVKKDIDDMQAILQFEIGPQNAKEEENDRLAFDLVKVIDAPTRTLLIEKQALLRGFLG
- a CDS encoding NAD-dependent protein deacylase, which produces MLTNETQKLFDDAQHIVFMTGAGVSTASGIPDYRSKGGLYSTSELDRPEYLLSHTCFQREPERQYKFMKENMYFPNAKANIIHEKMAAFVKAGKARVITQNVDGLHTQLDPTTIEFHGSLYRVYADIDHKPASVHDYLKSMYRAGDQAILRPDITFYEEMPQHVEAAIAAVAEADLVVVVGTSFKVYPFAGLIDYAPSRAVKIAINMEQIQTHIPIKQIIADATQFFAALQLR
- the trpS gene encoding tryptophan--tRNA ligase, with the protein product MTKEIYLTGDRPTGKLHIGHYVGSLKNRVVMQNSGDYDPFVMIADTQAFTDNARDPKKIRDSLTEVALDYLAVGLDPKKTTIFVQSQIKGLFELTSYYMNLVTVARLQRNPTVKAEIQQKSFGESIPAGFFTYPVSQAADITIFRAKKVPVGDDQEPMIEQTRELVRSFNNAYHTDILVEPEGVFPEKGLGRIPGIDGDAKMSKSLGNAIYLSDDADTVAAKVKQMYTDPKHVAVDDPGHVEGNVVFTYLDIFDPDTKQVADLKAQYTHGGLGDMKLKKYLIEVLESELKPIRERRMAFAQDIPAILQMLKDGSDHANKIAEATMKEVRQAIGVNYFAGLK